One stretch of Pradoshia sp. D12 DNA includes these proteins:
- a CDS encoding tetratricopeptide repeat protein: MNKNPRELLDNAIALREDGREKQDPVILNHALNLLLNLSENDPENAEINYQIGIAYDNSGLCNKAIPYYVKAIEQGLSGSDLQRCFLGLGSSYRILGHYKESVDVLRRGVTEFPEHRALQVFYSMALYNTGEYKRAMEIVLMNLMETTNDEILQYFKRGISYYAQHLDETLDLDNP; encoded by the coding sequence ATGAATAAAAATCCACGTGAACTTCTGGATAATGCTATTGCGCTGCGTGAAGATGGTCGTGAGAAACAGGATCCGGTTATTTTAAATCATGCACTTAATCTTCTGTTAAATCTATCAGAAAATGATCCGGAAAATGCAGAAATAAATTATCAGATTGGGATTGCCTATGATAATTCTGGGTTATGTAACAAAGCAATTCCTTACTATGTTAAAGCAATTGAACAAGGTCTATCCGGTTCTGATCTACAAAGATGTTTCCTTGGTTTAGGAAGCAGTTACCGCATTTTGGGGCATTATAAAGAGTCTGTTGACGTCCTTCGCCGCGGTGTGACTGAATTTCCTGAACATCGAGCCCTACAAGTCTTTTATTCTATGGCTTTATATAATACAGGGGAATATAAAAGGGCTATGGAAATTGTCTTAATGAATTTAATGGAAACTACAAATGATGAAATACTTCAGTACTTTAAGCGTGGTATTTCTTATTATGCCCAGCACCTTGATGAAACTTTAGATTTAGACAATCCTTAA
- a CDS encoding AAA family ATPase has translation MLNSYQKPLKGKKVGIVFGSFAPLHRGHLDLIMQAKKENDGGCIVIVCGYDGDKGEPLMPHKMRYHYVREFFSDDDLVAVYAINENEIGIENYPNGWNGWLKEFETIYRKAVETPTDTDRIWYVGDRNYHEDLNGKFNETAILVDRLALTPISATMIRENPIKHWDKITYPFRRVFSTNILICGTASEGKSVLTADLGKYFNAPYSYEFARGYMQESNIAEWELNGTDYMAFLEGQYNLNKKLINSPSNQGIFFADSDSMVTRMYAEGYSRDSQCDLTEEEFEKVAIVADEITKKCRWDKIYLLCPCGEFVDDHERFMAHSGMEERNELFNILCNNIKSSGNWDKVTVLNGGYWNNFKTIVSDVKRIIENGRN, from the coding sequence GTGTTAAACTCCTACCAAAAACCCCTTAAAGGGAAAAAAGTTGGTATTGTATTTGGATCATTCGCTCCGCTTCATCGAGGGCATTTGGATTTAATTATGCAAGCAAAAAAAGAAAACGACGGCGGTTGCATTGTCATTGTATGTGGATATGACGGGGATAAAGGTGAACCACTTATGCCTCATAAAATGCGATATCATTACGTGAGAGAGTTTTTTTCGGATGATGATTTGGTTGCTGTATATGCAATCAATGAAAATGAAATTGGTATTGAAAACTATCCCAATGGTTGGAATGGTTGGCTTAAAGAGTTTGAAACTATTTATCGCAAGGCGGTAGAAACACCTACAGATACCGATAGAATTTGGTATGTCGGGGATAGGAATTATCATGAGGACTTAAACGGAAAGTTTAATGAAACCGCAATCTTGGTTGACCGACTTGCATTAACTCCAATATCAGCAACGATGATAAGGGAAAACCCCATAAAGCATTGGGATAAAATAACGTATCCATTCCGTAGAGTTTTTAGTACAAACATTCTTATATGCGGTACTGCTTCGGAAGGAAAATCAGTATTAACCGCCGACCTGGGCAAATATTTCAATGCGCCATACAGTTATGAGTTCGCAAGAGGCTACATGCAAGAAAGTAATATAGCCGAATGGGAATTAAACGGGACGGACTATATGGCTTTTCTTGAAGGGCAGTATAATCTCAATAAAAAATTAATTAACTCACCCTCCAATCAAGGAATCTTTTTTGCGGACTCCGACTCGATGGTAACAAGAATGTACGCAGAGGGGTATTCCAGAGACAGCCAATGTGACTTAACAGAGGAAGAATTTGAAAAAGTTGCTATAGTGGCCGATGAAATCACAAAAAAATGTCGGTGGGATAAAATTTATTTACTATGTCCTTGTGGCGAGTTTGTGGATGACCACGAGCGATTTATGGCTCATTCTGGAATGGAGGAACGCAATGAGTTATTCAACATACTTTGCAACAATATTAAAAGTTCAGGAAATTGGGACAAGGTAACGGTTCTAAATGGGGGCTATTGGAACAACTTCAAAACTATTGTAAGTGATGTGAAAAGAATCATTGAAAATGGAAGGAATTAA
- a CDS encoding ABC transporter permease, which produces MKSFLAFFKKEWMEWSRTGRVLILLLVFVLFGIMNPAIAKITPWMMEMMADSLEGTGLVVTEVTVDALTSWTQFYKNIPIALIIFILMCSGSFTSEYQKGTLIPVLTKGLSRWKFVIAKSMMIFISWTACYWICFGITYAYNAFYWDNSIAMYTSFAAMCYWLFGLWVLSFMVLFSTLSSSNTTVLLGTGGTVLAVYLIGLFPKLESLTPMKLTEAMSLLTGLKAPGEYVTPIAISVGMVGICLAVAVTIFKTKKI; this is translated from the coding sequence ATGAAATCTTTTCTAGCTTTTTTCAAAAAAGAGTGGATGGAATGGAGTCGAACAGGACGAGTGCTCATTCTACTGCTAGTATTTGTACTTTTCGGGATTATGAATCCAGCTATAGCAAAGATAACTCCATGGATGATGGAGATGATGGCAGACTCTTTGGAGGGAACAGGCCTTGTCGTTACAGAGGTTACTGTAGATGCCTTGACCTCCTGGACACAATTTTATAAAAACATTCCAATAGCACTGATTATTTTTATACTGATGTGCAGTGGATCCTTTACTTCAGAATATCAAAAAGGAACACTCATCCCTGTTCTGACAAAGGGTCTCTCGCGCTGGAAATTCGTTATCGCAAAGAGCATGATGATATTTATATCGTGGACAGCTTGCTATTGGATTTGCTTTGGTATTACTTATGCTTATAATGCTTTTTATTGGGATAATAGCATCGCCATGTACACTAGCTTTGCAGCAATGTGTTACTGGCTTTTCGGGCTTTGGGTGTTATCATTTATGGTTCTGTTTTCTACACTATCCTCTAGTAATACCACTGTTTTACTCGGAACTGGGGGTACTGTACTGGCAGTTTATCTCATCGGACTTTTCCCAAAGCTAGAATCTCTCACACCGATGAAGCTAACCGAAGCCATGAGTCTCCTGACAGGGCTCAAAGCACCGGGAGAGTATGTCACGCCGATTGCAATATCTGTCGGCATGGTCGGAATATGCCTAGCTGTTGCGGTTACGATTTTCAAAACAAAAAAGATATAA
- a CDS encoding HAD family hydrolase, whose translation MVKAIMFDLDDTLLWDQKSVQEAFRVTCRVAMNKYQIDPVELEESVRKEATKLYSSYETFAFTKMIGINPFEGLWGDFQDNHEQFQKMAQIMPLYRKDAWTNGLKALGIEDADLGHELAEKFPEERRKHPFIYEDTFEVLDQLKGCVKLLLLTNGSPQLQTTKLEITPEIAPYFDHIVISGDFGQGKPAPELFEHAVELLEVEKKEVLMVGDNLMTDILGANRAGIKSVWVNRHHKVTDQVKPTYEIKKLADLLPLLKEI comes from the coding sequence ATGGTAAAGGCAATCATGTTTGACCTCGATGATACATTGTTATGGGATCAAAAAAGTGTTCAGGAAGCCTTCAGAGTAACCTGCCGGGTGGCTATGAACAAATATCAGATTGATCCAGTGGAGCTAGAAGAATCAGTTAGAAAGGAAGCCACTAAGCTATACAGCTCCTATGAAACATTCGCTTTTACAAAAATGATTGGGATAAATCCATTTGAGGGGTTATGGGGCGATTTTCAGGACAACCATGAGCAATTTCAAAAGATGGCTCAAATCATGCCGCTCTATCGCAAGGATGCGTGGACGAATGGGTTGAAAGCATTGGGAATAGAGGATGCAGATTTAGGACACGAATTAGCAGAAAAGTTTCCTGAAGAAAGAAGAAAACATCCCTTTATTTATGAGGATACCTTTGAAGTGCTGGACCAATTAAAGGGATGTGTTAAACTTCTTTTACTGACAAATGGCTCCCCGCAATTGCAAACAACAAAGCTGGAAATAACACCTGAAATAGCTCCTTATTTCGATCATATTGTCATTTCTGGGGATTTTGGACAAGGTAAGCCGGCTCCTGAACTCTTTGAACATGCTGTAGAGTTATTAGAGGTTGAAAAAAAAGAAGTCCTGATGGTTGGAGATAATCTGATGACGGATATTCTCGGTGCCAATCGTGCAGGAATAAAATCTGTTTGGGTAAACCGCCATCATAAAGTAACGGATCAAGTGAAGCCTACCTATGAGATTAAGAAACTGGCAGATTTACTACCATTGCTGAAGGAAATATAA
- a CDS encoding aspartate kinase, whose protein sequence is MKVVKFGGTSLASGEQLSKVFEIVVSDPQRKIVVVSAPGKRFSSDTKVTDLLIACGESWLNGACDQYLFDMVIDRYRLIAEDLSVSGSVVERIRADLMEILNGDLSDKGQFMDAVKASGEDNNAKLVAAFFQAKGVEAEYINPREAGLIVSDEPGNAQVLAESYANLYHLRNKKGIVIFPGFFGYTTDGKVMTFPRSGSDITGSILANAVKADLYENYTDVDAVFSVNPTIINKPKEISVLTYREMRELSYAGFSVLHDEALIPAFKAGIPVNIKNTNNPLSPGTMIVNKKELTNGPVVGIASDNDFCSIYVSKYLMNREIGFGRKLLQILEDLKLSYEHVPSGIDDLTVILRQNQMDSDLEGIIRNRIIDELEADEVKIEHNLSLIMIVGEGMRSNVGTVARASKALANAGINIEMINQGSSEVSMMFGVKELQENRAVAALYNEFFTSVSV, encoded by the coding sequence ATGAAAGTAGTGAAATTTGGGGGAACTTCTCTTGCATCCGGTGAGCAGTTGAGTAAAGTTTTTGAGATTGTCGTATCAGATCCACAGCGTAAAATTGTGGTAGTATCGGCACCAGGTAAACGATTTTCATCCGATACTAAAGTGACAGATTTACTCATTGCCTGTGGAGAAAGCTGGTTAAATGGGGCTTGTGATCAATATTTATTTGATATGGTTATTGATCGATACCGATTAATAGCAGAGGATTTATCCGTTTCAGGCTCTGTCGTCGAAAGAATTAGAGCTGATTTAATGGAAATTCTGAATGGAGACCTGAGCGATAAGGGTCAGTTTATGGATGCCGTTAAAGCCAGTGGAGAAGACAATAATGCCAAATTGGTAGCTGCTTTTTTCCAAGCCAAAGGTGTTGAGGCTGAATACATAAATCCTCGTGAGGCAGGACTAATAGTCAGTGATGAGCCGGGCAATGCTCAGGTTTTAGCAGAATCGTATGCCAATCTATATCATTTAAGAAATAAAAAAGGAATTGTCATATTTCCAGGATTCTTTGGTTATACAACGGATGGAAAGGTGATGACATTTCCGAGGAGCGGATCGGATATTACCGGTTCGATTCTGGCTAATGCAGTTAAAGCTGATTTATACGAAAATTATACAGATGTTGATGCCGTATTTTCTGTTAATCCAACGATTATTAATAAACCAAAGGAAATCAGTGTATTAACGTATCGAGAAATGCGTGAACTTTCCTATGCAGGCTTTAGTGTTTTGCATGATGAAGCATTAATTCCCGCCTTTAAAGCAGGGATTCCAGTAAATATTAAAAATACGAATAATCCGTTATCACCTGGTACCATGATCGTGAATAAAAAAGAGTTAACCAATGGTCCGGTTGTCGGTATTGCAAGTGATAATGATTTTTGCAGCATTTATGTTAGCAAATATTTAATGAACAGAGAAATAGGCTTTGGACGTAAACTTCTTCAAATCCTTGAAGATTTAAAGTTGTCCTATGAACATGTTCCTTCGGGAATTGATGATTTGACTGTCATTTTAAGACAGAATCAAATGGACTCTGATCTTGAAGGGATTATTAGGAACCGGATTATAGATGAATTAGAGGCTGACGAGGTGAAAATTGAACACAATTTATCCTTGATTATGATTGTGGGAGAGGGAATGCGTTCGAATGTTGGTACAGTTGCCAGGGCATCCAAGGCTTTGGCAAATGCCGGCATTAATATCGAAATGATCAATCAAGGGTCTTCTGAAGTCAGTATGATGTTTGGTGTGAAAGAACTTCAGGAAAATCGAGCAGTGGCTGCTCTTTACAATGAATTTTTTACCAGTGTAAGCGTGTAA
- the pnuC gene encoding nicotinamide riboside transporter PnuC: MISMVLLQIIVYYFVPDSPIGMICGVSGVICVVLTAKGKLSSYIFNFIQIVTYMYIVWGLGLYLEFFENIFYFVTCILGVFIWKKNMTEETMQVKAKSLKSVQMIITAFLIVICTIALGYIGQNYLGNTLPYYDAFTNVMAIVAQILMVLRYREQWLVWIVIDLVCLVMFIMLGQWSMVAMYVSWTINAIYGWYNWSKLNKEEVK, from the coding sequence ATGATAAGTATGGTACTGCTTCAAATCATCGTATATTACTTTGTTCCTGATTCTCCTATCGGTATGATTTGCGGAGTATCAGGTGTAATCTGTGTTGTTTTGACAGCGAAAGGCAAACTGTCGTCTTATATCTTCAACTTTATACAGATTGTAACCTATATGTATATCGTATGGGGGTTGGGGCTGTATCTTGAGTTCTTCGAAAATATTTTCTACTTCGTAACTTGTATTCTCGGTGTATTTATTTGGAAGAAGAATATGACCGAGGAAACAATGCAAGTAAAAGCAAAAAGTCTTAAGTCAGTGCAGATGATCATTACAGCTTTCTTAATTGTTATATGTACTATCGCACTGGGTTATATCGGACAAAATTATCTCGGTAATACTCTGCCTTACTATGATGCATTTACTAATGTAATGGCAATAGTAGCTCAAATCCTCATGGTATTACGATATAGAGAACAATGGCTCGTATGGATTGTAATTGACCTTGTTTGTTTGGTTATGTTCATTATGCTTGGACAGTGGTCTATGGTTGCCATGTATGTTTCGTGGACAATCAATGCGATTTACGGTTGGTACAATTGGAGTAAATTAAATAAAGAAGAAGTAAAATAA
- a CDS encoding DUF6044 family protein — MGELRNKWTEDTKLLIAALVLLIIYLAPMFILGEDSHIRVHDNLDSNIAWYKVLKDNQMLFGPINETIPQIINGLPRNSIGTEFSGIEWLHYLLPSMTAYSISQAITRIFAFIGMYLLLKKHFVRKEEHDFIRVFVALAFALTPFWPSGMLATLGHPLALYAFLNIRGRDSKWTDWLILILLPFYSSFVLGFFFFLVAMGLLWLYDWIKKKDPNWKFFGSIALMTFIYLLIEYRLVYSLVFPEEPNSRDEYFSSALGFARSVRLIFKNYIIGHNHVLTLHQYIILPVSFIALWFIYRNKLWKSEKRYVQLFILNFILSAWYAFWFYEGWASLKEQISLLNNFNFARFHFLRPLVLYLLFALSCRILWKNGGGWRLFSKGVIIAQLLVLFMYNPEVYYGRLDAPTFKEFYAVDQFTEIKDYIGKPQDTYRVVSIGLHPAIAQYNGFYTLDTYNNYYPLAYKHQFREIIEKELDKNAQLKKYFDKWGGRCYIFVDELGKKYDYEKNSSKTIKNLELNTKVLKEMGGQYIISAVPIVNADENNLELMDVFDHEDSAWKIYLYHVM, encoded by the coding sequence GTGGGGGAATTAAGAAATAAATGGACTGAGGATACTAAGTTATTGATAGCTGCGCTGGTGTTGTTAATCATTTATTTGGCTCCGATGTTTATACTTGGTGAAGATTCTCATATACGGGTGCATGATAACTTAGATTCCAATATCGCTTGGTATAAGGTTCTCAAGGATAATCAAATGCTGTTTGGACCGATAAATGAGACTATTCCACAAATCATTAATGGTTTGCCGAGGAATTCAATTGGAACTGAATTCAGCGGAATTGAATGGCTCCATTATTTATTACCATCCATGACGGCATATTCAATCAGTCAGGCGATTACTAGAATCTTTGCGTTTATAGGAATGTATCTCTTACTTAAAAAGCATTTTGTTAGAAAAGAGGAACATGACTTTATACGTGTATTCGTTGCATTGGCCTTTGCTTTGACTCCTTTTTGGCCATCCGGAATGCTTGCCACATTGGGGCATCCATTAGCCTTGTATGCATTTTTAAATATTAGAGGCAGAGATAGTAAATGGACGGATTGGCTCATTCTAATCCTTTTGCCTTTTTATTCAAGCTTTGTACTAGGGTTCTTTTTCTTCCTGGTGGCTATGGGATTGCTTTGGCTTTATGACTGGATCAAGAAAAAAGACCCTAATTGGAAATTCTTCGGAAGTATTGCTTTAATGACTTTTATTTACCTGTTGATCGAATATCGCTTGGTTTATTCTTTGGTATTTCCTGAAGAGCCAAACAGCCGGGATGAATATTTCAGCTCTGCATTAGGATTTGCGCGATCTGTCCGTCTGATATTTAAAAATTACATAATTGGACATAATCATGTATTAACGCTTCATCAATATATTATTTTGCCTGTGTCATTTATAGCTTTATGGTTTATTTATCGGAATAAGCTTTGGAAAAGTGAGAAACGCTATGTTCAGCTGTTTATCTTGAATTTTATTTTGTCTGCATGGTATGCGTTTTGGTTTTATGAGGGATGGGCATCCTTGAAAGAACAAATTTCACTTTTAAATAATTTTAACTTTGCCCGTTTTCATTTCCTGAGACCATTAGTTTTGTACTTATTGTTTGCCCTGTCCTGCCGTATTCTTTGGAAAAATGGAGGGGGATGGAGGCTATTTTCAAAAGGAGTCATTATCGCTCAGCTGCTTGTCTTATTTATGTACAATCCGGAAGTGTATTATGGAAGGCTAGATGCACCGACTTTTAAGGAGTTTTATGCTGTTGACCAATTTACTGAGATTAAAGATTATATTGGAAAACCTCAGGATACGTACAGAGTGGTAAGTATAGGATTACATCCTGCTATTGCTCAATATAATGGCTTTTATACTTTGGATACGTATAACAATTACTATCCATTGGCGTACAAGCATCAGTTTCGAGAAATTATTGAGAAGGAGCTGGATAAGAACGCTCAGCTTAAAAAATATTTTGATAAATGGGGCGGGCGTTGTTATATTTTCGTGGATGAGCTTGGTAAGAAATATGATTACGAAAAAAATTCATCCAAAACAATAAAAAATTTAGAGTTGAATACGAAGGTACTGAAAGAAATGGGTGGTCAATATATAATCTCAGCTGTACCTATTGTGAATGCAGATGAGAATAACCTTGAATTGATGGATGTTTTTGATCATGAAGATTCAGCGTGGAAGATCTATCTATATCATGTCATGTAA
- a CDS encoding DedA family protein translates to MTLDAITYYIQLYGYWVIILVLFCGIIGIPAPEETFVIFIGAVIAEQNLNFLWAICAALLGANMGMFFTYMIGRKLGTSIIQKYGNLVKITPKRWQSMHTRFDQFENKMVVIGYFLPGLRQLTPYMSGTRELPYAKFFSLAFLASLLWTTLYMTIGFYFGNMIGLKYLSFIAVIFFLIFIVVLAWKNWFSPARSKVSS, encoded by the coding sequence ATGACGCTTGATGCTATTACATATTATATACAGCTGTATGGATACTGGGTGATTATCTTAGTTTTATTTTGCGGGATTATAGGAATTCCTGCACCTGAAGAAACATTTGTTATTTTTATCGGTGCTGTCATTGCTGAACAAAACCTTAATTTTCTATGGGCCATCTGCGCTGCACTATTGGGTGCTAATATGGGTATGTTTTTTACCTATATGATTGGAAGGAAGCTTGGGACATCCATCATCCAGAAGTATGGAAATCTAGTGAAAATCACACCGAAACGCTGGCAGAGTATGCATACTAGGTTTGATCAATTTGAAAATAAAATGGTTGTTATAGGATATTTTTTACCGGGACTTAGACAGCTAACTCCCTATATGTCAGGAACACGTGAATTACCATATGCAAAATTTTTCTCACTCGCATTTTTAGCAAGCTTACTATGGACAACCCTTTATATGACGATTGGATTTTATTTCGGAAATATGATTGGTCTCAAGTATTTAAGCTTCATTGCGGTCATTTTTTTCTTGATTTTCATCGTAGTACTTGCATGGAAAAATTGGTTCTCTCCTGCGAGAAGTAAAGTTAGCTCTTAA
- a CDS encoding glycosyltransferase family 2 protein: protein MNLPVLTIVVPCYNEQEVLSKTSEELSSILKELLDSGVISERSAILFVDDGSVDDTWDLIQMESVQNRLVKGLKLAGNVGHQNALLAGLATAQKHSDCVISIDADLQDDIQVIKEMVEKYNQGYDIVYGVRDQRKKDTIFKRTTALSFYRMMGRLGIKLIPNHADFRLMSKRALGELLKYKERNLFLRGMIPMIGFSSAEVFYDRKEREAGESKYPLKKMISFALDGITSFSVAPIRCVTYIGFLTLFISVVAGSYALIQKTLGNTQSGWTSIMISLWIIGGLQLIGIGIVGEYIGKIFKEVKQRPIYAIDVDNYTEDQKDQANQKNQYKSR from the coding sequence ATGAATCTGCCTGTATTAACAATCGTTGTGCCTTGTTACAATGAACAGGAAGTATTATCTAAAACATCTGAAGAGCTTTCATCCATTCTAAAAGAGTTATTGGACTCCGGTGTAATCTCAGAAAGAAGTGCTATTTTATTTGTGGATGATGGCAGTGTTGATGATACTTGGGATTTAATACAAATGGAGAGTGTACAGAATAGGTTAGTCAAGGGTCTGAAATTAGCGGGCAATGTGGGTCATCAAAATGCATTGCTCGCTGGTCTGGCAACGGCCCAAAAGCATTCCGATTGTGTTATCTCCATCGATGCTGATTTACAGGATGACATTCAGGTCATAAAAGAGATGGTTGAAAAATACAATCAGGGATACGATATTGTCTATGGAGTTCGAGATCAGCGAAAGAAGGATACTATATTCAAGCGGACTACAGCGCTTAGCTTTTATCGTATGATGGGTAGATTGGGAATCAAGTTAATTCCTAATCATGCAGATTTTAGATTAATGAGCAAGCGTGCATTGGGAGAACTCTTAAAATATAAGGAACGGAATTTATTCTTAAGAGGTATGATTCCAATGATTGGCTTTTCCTCCGCTGAAGTCTTTTATGATCGGAAGGAAAGAGAAGCGGGAGAGTCTAAATATCCGTTAAAGAAAATGATTTCTTTTGCGCTTGATGGGATTACCTCCTTTAGTGTTGCGCCGATACGCTGTGTTACCTACATTGGCTTTTTGACGCTATTTATCAGTGTGGTCGCAGGCAGCTATGCTCTGATTCAAAAAACACTGGGGAATACACAATCTGGCTGGACTTCCATCATGATTTCTCTGTGGATCATTGGTGGCTTGCAGTTGATTGGTATTGGAATAGTGGGTGAATACATTGGCAAGATTTTTAAAGAGGTTAAACAAAGGCCGATTTATGCCATTGATGTGGACAACTATACTGAAGATCAAAAAGACCAGGCGAACCAGAAAAATCAATATAAATCTCGCTAA
- a CDS encoding PLDc N-terminal domain-containing protein, with protein sequence MNEVKEFLPFIIPLVIAEFTLLGYTIHHILTHNTYKRGSRTMWLVIVIIGMQFIGPILYFLLGKEDE encoded by the coding sequence ATGAATGAAGTTAAAGAATTCTTACCCTTTATTATTCCTTTGGTTATTGCAGAATTTACATTGCTGGGTTATACCATCCATCATATTTTGACACATAATACCTATAAGCGCGGCAGTCGTACCATGTGGCTAGTTATCGTGATAATCGGCATGCAATTCATAGGACCTATTCTGTATTTCCTGCTTGGAAAAGAGGATGAATGA
- a CDS encoding ATP-binding cassette domain-containing protein: MNMLTLSHVKKRFGDKTVLEDVTFSVPEHTVFGFVGQNGAGKTTTMKIILGLLEANSGEITVGGEKVRYGDTPTNRLIGYLPDVPEFYSFMTPKEYLHFCGELTGMSSSSIKARTTELLELVGLSNEKRRIKGFSRGMKQRLGIAQALFNRPRLLICDEPTSSLDPVGRREILDILTAAKEHTTILFSTHILSDVERICDEVAFLHEGQIVLQESMEKLKREHASIGYEIELEYPEDTAKLLLAFPSIKKSNENHLLLERADQVQTEAVLRFILEHHIPFRRFEKQELSLESLFMEVVSK, from the coding sequence ATGAATATGTTAACTTTATCTCATGTAAAAAAGCGGTTTGGAGATAAAACAGTATTAGAGGATGTCACTTTTTCTGTACCGGAGCATACTGTTTTTGGTTTTGTGGGTCAGAATGGCGCTGGGAAAACTACGACTATGAAAATTATTCTTGGCTTGCTGGAGGCAAACAGCGGGGAGATTACTGTTGGCGGAGAAAAGGTTCGCTACGGCGATACTCCCACAAATCGGCTTATTGGATATTTACCTGATGTACCTGAGTTTTATTCTTTTATGACTCCTAAAGAATATTTGCATTTTTGCGGTGAGCTCACAGGGATGTCATCTTCGAGTATCAAGGCTCGTACAACGGAGCTTCTGGAGCTTGTGGGACTCTCCAATGAGAAACGGCGAATCAAAGGTTTTTCACGCGGCATGAAGCAACGGCTCGGAATTGCACAAGCGCTTTTCAACCGACCTAGACTGTTGATTTGCGATGAACCGACCTCCTCTCTCGATCCTGTTGGAAGAAGGGAAATTCTAGATATTCTTACCGCAGCAAAGGAACATACAACTATTCTCTTTTCCACGCATATTCTTTCCGATGTTGAGCGTATATGTGATGAGGTCGCATTCCTTCACGAAGGACAAATCGTATTGCAGGAATCAATGGAGAAGTTAAAAAGAGAACATGCAAGCATCGGGTATGAAATTGAGTTGGAGTATCCAGAAGATACGGCAAAACTGCTTTTAGCTTTTCCAAGCATCAAAAAAAGCAATGAAAATCATCTATTGCTGGAGCGAGCTGATCAGGTACAGACAGAAGCTGTCTTACGTTTTATCTTGGAGCATCATATTCCTTTCCGCCGTTTCGAAAAGCAGGAGCTATCGCTGGAATCTCTGTTTATGGAGGTCGTCAGTAAATGA